A window of Nomascus leucogenys isolate Asia chromosome 19, Asia_NLE_v1, whole genome shotgun sequence genomic DNA:
cacttcctTTCAAttacatagtactagaagtcttTACCAGCGAattagccaagaaaaaaaaataaaaggcatccaaactggaaaggcaGAAGTAAAAtgatttctgtttgcagatgacatagtcctatatatatatatattttttttaaaaaaactctaaagtacacacacacacacacacacagagagagagagaaactgttaACTTATAGACATATTCAGTGAAGTGGaggaatataaaatcaacatacaaaaaattagtttcatttctatagactgaaaaagaaattaagaaacaattccatttacaaacgcatcaaaaaacccaaaatacttgggaataaacttaaccaagaaagtgaaagacttgtacactcaaaactacaaaacatggacaaaagtttttttaagacgcagatggaaatatttttcatgttcatTGACTGgaggaattaatattgttaaaatgttcttcCTTCTGGTAGGAGATagcttaaaaaattaagaaaagaaaatgctcttACTTCCCAAATCAATCAATAGGTTCAATGCAATCTCCaacaaaatcccaatggcatttttgcagaaatagaaaaaaaatcctattattCATCTGGAAACACTGAAGACCCTCAAAGCctgcagtaatcaaaacagtgtggtactgacatCAAAACAGACgtatagacaaatggaatagaatacagaacccagaatggAAGCCAGgcatatatggtcaactgataTTTACcaagggtgccaagaatatacTATGGAAAAAAGAATCTCTTTAATATATTGTGTTGGGAAAATGAGATATTcacatggaaaagaatgcaatgagAGCACTATCTCAtgacacatacaaaaatcaaccacaatggattaaagacttaaatataagacatgataaataaaatattaaaataaaacatggggGGAAAGCTTCTAGATGTTGGCCTGGGCAATAATTTCTTCTATAAGACACCAAGAgcacaggcaagaaaaaaaaaaagcaaaaatagaaaagtggAATTATatgaactaaaaagcttctatacAGCTTACAGAATTGTTAAacaattaacagaatgaaaaggcaacctgtagaatggaagaaaatatttgcagaccatatatctaataaggagttaatacccaaaatatgtaaggaattcctacaactctataggaaaaaccCCAATAACTGATTCATGCTTTCTTGAAttatactgagaaaaaaaatcatgtttattaaaattttctttatgtgtCTTATAGTTTATCTTCATTTCTGTTTCAGAGTCTCTCCATAGGCCCCAGTTGGCTATTTTCTCTCTATTCACCTTTAAAAGAGAGTTTTATCTGTGTCTTGCATTTGTATAATTGAGGAGTATCCTTTTTGATTCCCCTTATGTGTTAAATGAATTCCTTTTGAATTCTGGAGTCCAGCAGCTTGAGGAGGTGTGCAGTGAACTGTAGGTCAAGAACCTAGATCTGCATCATTTCTTTTCTGCTATGTGAGAAGCTGCCATGCTATCTACTGTGTCTGGTCACTACAACCAGGTCAAGCTCAGACCCCTTCCTGATGTGTCAGCCTCCTGTGTTTGGACAAGCCGTCCCCTCCCTGCCTGATCTCTGCTTGGCTGCGTAAACAACTGGGAGTCCTATTTCAGCTGTTTTCCAGTCCCTCAGCAATGGGCATTTGCAATCTGAGTCCTACCTAAGGTTGGAGTACCATTTGGCCCTGTTGGCCCCTCACTCTCTCCTTCTTGAAActctttccttgctttctgggACTCTGATATTCCTCTGACTTGCCTTCTATCTTCATGACTATTTTTCTCAGTATCATTTGACAGCTCCCCTTGTTCAACCTGACCAGTACATGTTTTCTCCTCACAAATCTGTCTTGGTGTTGTTTTTATTCACACACTCTCAAAGGGTGACCAACTACTGCAGTTTGTTCAAGCCTGAGAATGTTCCCATGACATACGACTTTCAGTGCCAAAATCGAGAAAGTCTCAAAGAAGAATGATTTGCTGACCCTCCCATACAAATCTTTGTTCCATTGGTTTCAAGTACCATTTGGATGTGAAACactctaaaatttatttattcggCCCAGACTTCTCTTCTGATCTCATTTCCAGCTGTGTACTAGACATCTCTGAATGTTCCCTCCCACTCCAAAATACCTTCTACATTCTCTAACTCAGGATACTTTACAGCATTTATCCAGTTGTCCCATCTATCACAGGGAAATGATCCCCGACTCTTCCATCTCCCTCCATCCTCACATCCAATTATTCGACAAATTTTAGTAATTcgaatttgatttaaaaatgctttcataAATGCCGGTCCATGATCTCTTACCCAGAATACTGTTGCATCTTGTTAAACGGTGTGTAGTCCATAGGATGTTTACGACTCTCCTGGTTCCACTCCGTCCGGACAAATGTCGGTATTTCACCTCTCAGCTCCTTGGAGATAGTCATGTACTTTGGCCATAACATATCAGCAGATATGACGTGGGACACTCTGCTGTATGACGAGCTGGTGACTGATTTGCTCCATTTTCCTCTCCCTGCTGTGGCAAATAACAACCCTTCATGGTGGAAACTTGTCAGTCTGCATCCCCGTGTGAGGACGAGGTGGACCAGAATCCATGAAAGATGTGCAGCCTGagtgagaaaaacatttttattgtttgagccactgagatttgggggatATTTATTACCATAGGACAACAAAACTTACACTGACAAATACATGTGGCCTCTGCAGCTTCCACGTTTGGCTGCTCTAAACAATTTTCCACACAATAACCAGAACAATCtttcaaattatatgaaaaatggATTAGTCAATCCGTGTTCAATGATTTCTTATGGACTTAGGAaatacaattctttttctttcttttttttttttttttttcttgagatggagtcttgctgtgtcgccaggctggagtgcagtggcacaatctcggctcactgcaacctctgcctcccggttcaagcaattctgcctcagcctcccaagtagctgggattacaggcacctgccaccatgcccaggtaatttttgtacttttagtagagacggggtttcaccatgtttgccagactgatctcgaactcctgacctcgtgatctgcccgcctcagcctcccaaagtgctggaattacaagcatgaaccaccgcgcccaaccGGAAATACAATCCTTAATGCAGGCTATCATGTCTTGTCTCTCTCTCCAGCTTCTCTCTGCTTGCACCTCTCTCTCACactcttttgctctctctctctctctctctctggttctGTTTGTTTCAGACATAATACATTTCTTTCAAATGCTCAACTGCTCCATTTTCTTTTACCTCAGTACCTTCACAAACATTTTGTTCATTCCTCCTCACTCGCCTTAAGagcaattaattttcttttgagtgGTCTCCTAAAAGTTACGCTTTCTAGGATAATTTTTGGACTCCAGAATTAAATTAGTCTTACCTGTTATATGCTTCTGTGGCACTCTGCTATTTTTCATAGTAAAACCCAGGGtacttatcatttattttaaaaaatttcccactGGAAGCTCCGTGAGGCCAAGGGGCTCTGCATACCTTGGTTCTATCCCCAGCATCTGATAGAGTGCCTGGCACGTAAGAGCTTACATAAGTATTTGTTAAGTCAATTGaataaattaacaacaaaaattccCATTGCAGTGTCTGTTAACTAAAGTGTGTGTTACAGGGATGAGACTTTTTCCCAAGGCTGGGGTATTTGGCACTTTTCTGCAATGTATTCCGCTCACAAGTGCTGTTGCTGATGCCTAGAATGCTATTCCTTTCCTCCCCTACCACACCCACAAATTTCGTTTTCCATTTTCTCAGCCCACTGTCTTGCTCTTTGCCTGACTAGTTCCCATCtgtccttcaggtctcagcttaaatatAATTTCCTTGGAGAATATTTCTCACAGTCTCCAGACCACATCAGACTCACTCTTTTATACTGTCATGAtaactgattttttctttttttatttaacttttattttgagttcaggggtacatgtgaaggtctgttacataggtaaacttgtatcatggacatttgttgtacagattatttcatcactcaatattaaacctagtacccattaattatttttcctgctcctctccctcctcccttcctccaccctcgtgtaggccccaatgtgtgttgttcccctctatgtatccacatttttcattgtttagctcccacttataagtgagaacatgcagcacttggttttctgttcctgcattagtttgctaaggataacggcctccagctccacccttGTTCCTGCTAacgatatgatctcattctttttcatggcttcgtagtattccattgtgtatatgtactacattttctttatccagtctaccatcaataggcatttaggttgattctatgtctttgctattgtgaatcgtgctgcaatgaacatacacatgcatgtgtctttgtgatagaatcatttatattcctttgggtatatacccagtaatgggattgctgggttgaatggtgttTCCgtttttagatctttgaggaatcaacACACTGTCTtgtttccacaatggttgaactaatttacactcacaccaacagtgtataagtcttCCTTTTTCTGTGCAACTTGGCCAGTGTTTgtcatttttcaactttttaataaaagccattctgattgACACTGATTCTTTTCACTGCAGTCCTACAAAGTCATTTGGTGAGTTACCACTGCTGTCACCAATATTAGAACCAAGCTCACTTCTGCTTTTACCATTGCCCACTAATAGTTACTCACTGTGCACCATGTACTCTGGGCACTCTTCTGTGTCTTGCCTTACATAGATGATCTGCCTATAGCCTCAGAATGTCATCTTAAAAGAGGATTGATAAGACCTTGATATGGAaatcaaatttgcatttttacttcagagcttacatatttttttttttttttctttgagacggagtctcgctctgtcgcccaggctggagtgcagtggcgcaatctcagctcactgcaagctccgcctcccgggttcatgccattctcctgcctcagcctctctgagtagctgggactacaggcgcccaccaccacgcccggctaattttttgtatttttagtaaagacggggtttcaccgtggtctcgatctcctgacctcgtgatccgcccgcctcggcctcccaaagtgctgggattacaagcgtgagccaccgcgcctggcccagagctTACATATTTTAACcagtatattttatttggttAATGTTTTTGACCCATACTGTGATTATTCTCCTTTGAataactgaatttattttattcacatttcttGTTATGTTATCTTTGGCTTCGTTTCTGTAATTTCATTTTGTatcatgttttctgtttttactcatacatttctttaaaaacgtatttattgagcattgacAGTATACCAAGTATGATGTTAGATgctgggatacagcagtgaaccaaATAGAATTTCTGCCTTCGTAGAATTGATTTCTAGTTAGGAGAggcaaaaaattataataataacaacaaataaatatacaatggTGGTGATAAGcactgtggaaaaaaataaagtaggaaaatAGGAATAAGAAGCATGGTTATGGGAAGGAGTGCTGCTATTTATTTAGGGAGGTCACTTGGGGCGTCACgttgatgtttattttaaatgacttcaTTATAAATACTTCGTTTTC
This region includes:
- the LOC100588266 gene encoding uncharacterized protein LOC100588266, which codes for MKKHRRESLMKLRSICNHKLQNVAAKQNESWIKLVANIKSEYTPWQSTANAAHLSWILVHLVLTRGCRLTSFHHEGLLFATAGRGKWSKSVTSSSYSRVSHVISADMLWPKYMTISKELRGEIPTFVRTEWNQESRKHPMDYTPFNKMQQYSGFAFAGALKQAEVKSTMTCHYKTRSLRRRKEIPIHWFCRVSRAPSSYS